ttttatttattgaaaatttttatatagtcatcttaacattattttaatgtttacattatagtattattatatatttagtataagtttatttttttaatctgttctaaattatataatataaagtattatacacttaaaaacgggccgggctgggctcgggctttgaatgttcaagcctgaacccaacccatattttaaatgggcctaatttttttacccaaacccaattttcgggcctaatatttttacccaGACCCTCCCAAATTTTGGGCCGCCCTTGGGCCTTGGCAAGTAGCCCAACTCATGAACAAGTTTACTcaactatttattttttcaatttagttggTAACCTTTTCGAAAGtaaacattttagtcactctccTGTTAGTTGTTGTTAAATGAGTGATGGAAAGTTGATATGGGCTTTTTTTATTagtctaataacaaatttagccctccaatgtttacacattctatcaatttaatcctaaatataaaaaaaaatcaacaaatttagccctgaATGTTAACAAAACttgtcattttagttcaaatcctaaaaatttaataaatttaactcttaatattttcaaaaattaacaatttagttctaattctaaaaattttaatatatatatatatttaaaaatattttaatcctCTGTCCCACCTTTTGATTTTTAGAtgagctaaaataaaaaatatcattatgtCTTTTGTTTTAATGCTAAAAGAGATTAAAAAATGCAAAGCTAAAATGACTTTTCGTTTGTAAAGTTAAAAAtgctaaataaatcattatgtctttttagttttaatttttacttgattaaaaagaaataattaacgaatgaaaataattattcccaaataaatttatcagaatttataacaaatgagattttagatttaaattatgagacACATATAAGTATACacatttttatgaaatacaagATTTTACTAAAAGAAAAAGCATCCAATtttaagaatgaaaaatatatggtaAAAGCATCCATAACTTTTCaatgtaaaagtaaaaaaagactGTAACACCAATGTTGTGGTATTATTTGTTGCCTATAAATACCATTCCTATCCTTCATCTTCCTCTACCAACATAACATGGCCCCCTATCTCTTTCTCTGCCTATTCCTCTTCTTTCCCCATCTTTatgcttctttttcttcttcaggaTCTCACTCCTGCTCTTCACTAATCCAGTTCAAGAATTCTTTTTCCATCACTCAGACAGAGTATGCTTCTTTCTATTGCGATCGTGTTGCTGGTCTTAAATCTTATCCCAAGACAAATTCATGGAAGGAGGGTACAGATTGCTGCTCATGGGATGGGGTCACTTGTGACCACCTAAATGCTCATGTTATTGCCCTTGACTTGAGCTGCAGTTGGCTATATGGCAACTTCCCTTCCAATACCACTCTCTTCCTTCTTCCTCACCTTCAAAAACTCAACCTTGCCTACAATGATTTCAATGATTCCAAAATTCCATCCGAGTTCGGTCGGTTTACAAGCCTATTCTACCTCAACCTTTCTTGTACAAGGTTTGTAGGAGAAGTCCCATCCCAAGTCTCCCACCTGTCAAAATTGGTTTCACTTGATCTCTCCTCTGGGGGTTATGTACAAACAATTGACAAACATGCTCTGGAGGGACTTGTTCACAACCTAACCGAGGTCAGACATCTGTTTTTGGATGGAATGAACATGTCTTCTGTTAACGCTCATGTCTTCATGAATCTATCCTCTTCTCTAAGGTCTCTCAGTCTTGCTCGTTGTGATTTGCAAGGAAAATTCCCAAAAAACATTTTTGATTTGCcaaacctcaatctcctcaacttGGAAGGCAACCAAAACCTCAATCTTGATCCTTTGAAGTTCAATCGGAGCAGCAATCTTGAACATTTGGATCTGTCGTCCGTGTCCTTCTCTACAGAATTAATTGATTCAGTTGATAATCTACAGGCCCTAAAGTACTTAGATCTATCAGGAAATTCTTTCTTTCAAGGATTGTCTGTCTCATTCACAAATTTATCATCTTTGGAGTACTTGATTCTTAGGGGCGCAAATTTTTGTGGAGGATTGCCTGACTCGATGGGGAATCTTGTGTCCTTGAAGTTTTTAGATCTCTCCAATTCCAACTTATCAGGACCGCTTCCAAGATCACTGGGAAACCTCTTGCAACTCACTTATTTAGACTTGAGATCAAACAAATTGAGTGGACAAATTCCATTGTCAATTCTAAACCTAACGCAGTTGGAATACTTGGAAATAGCTGAAAATTTTTTAGAAGGTTCCATTCCAGATGATGTAACCGCTTTTCCTAATCTAATATCTTTAGACTTATTTGACAATTTACTCAATGGAACACTTCCGTCATGGTTGTATACTACTCCCTCATTAAATGGTATAGATCTCTCTCAAAATCAATTCAGTGGGCATATCAAAGAATTCCAATCCAAATCACTAGCATTGATACGCTTAGAGAATAATAAACTCCAAGGTCCTCTTCCATCTTCAATATCCCAACTTCTCAATCTTACCTGGCTCGATTTATCCTCAAATAATCTTAGTGGTGTCGTAGAGTTTCGCATGTTCTCAAACCTTCCAAATCTCGAACTTCTTGACCTTTCATATAACAGCCTATCCTTAACATCTAATACTACTTCTACTGTTAATCATATATTGCCTAATCTTACTGGCTTATTTTTGTCATCTTGCAATCTTAGTGAATTCCcccaatttttaaaagggcttaAAAGTTTGGAAAGCTTAGACCTCTCT
This sequence is a window from Gossypium raimondii isolate GPD5lz chromosome 5, ASM2569854v1, whole genome shotgun sequence. Protein-coding genes within it:
- the LOC128041168 gene encoding receptor-like protein 9DC1, whose amino-acid sequence is MAPYLFLCLFLFFPHLYASFSSSGSHSCSSLIQFKNSFSITQTEYASFYCDRVAGLKSYPKTNSWKEGTDCCSWDGVTCDHLNAHVIALDLSCSWLYGNFPSNTTLFLLPHLQKLNLAYNDFNDSKIPSEFGRFTSLFYLNLSCTRFVGEVPSQVSHLSKLVSLDLSSGGYVQTIDKHALEGLVHNLTEVRHLFLDGMNMSSVNAHVFMNLSSSLRSLSLARCDLQGKFPKNIFDLPNLNLLNLEGNQNLNLDPLKFNRSSNLEHLDLSSVSFSTELIDSVDNLQALKYLDLSGNSFFQGLSVSFTNLSSLEYLILRGANFCGGLPDSMGNLVSLKFLDLSNSNLSGPLPRSLGNLLQLTYLDLRSNKLSGQIPLSILNLTQLEYLEIAENFLEGSIPDDVTAFPNLISLDLFDNLLNGTLPSWLYTTPSLNGIDLSQNQFSGHIKEFQSKSLALIRLENNKLQGPLPSSISQLLNLTWLDLSSNNLSGVVEFRMFSNLPNLELLDLSYNSLSLTSNTTSTGLKVWKA